A genomic window from Rhodococcus sp. KBS0724 includes:
- a CDS encoding cupin domain-containing protein yields the protein MTTIVKVEDVEVMDRGGSVKTVPLVTKTSSDGEALITSGMSVYPVGGGAPKHSHNCDEQVTLLEGRGEVEVDGVVTPLVPYDTTYIPSPKVHAFRNTGEIPMRILWVYTASRVTRTFFDTGIEVEHLSAEDQMGT from the coding sequence ATGACGACGATTGTGAAAGTGGAAGATGTCGAGGTTATGGACCGAGGAGGATCGGTGAAGACCGTGCCACTGGTCACCAAGACTTCCAGCGACGGGGAGGCGCTGATCACGTCGGGTATGAGCGTCTATCCGGTGGGTGGCGGCGCCCCGAAGCACTCGCATAACTGCGACGAGCAAGTGACGCTTCTGGAGGGGCGCGGTGAAGTTGAGGTCGACGGCGTTGTTACTCCGCTGGTTCCTTACGACACGACGTACATTCCGAGTCCGAAAGTGCATGCGTTTCGTAATACGGGGGAGATTCCCATGCGAATCCTCTGGGTATACACCGCATCTCGTGTGACTCGCACATTTTTCGATACGGGGATCGAAGTCGAGCATCTCTCTGCCGAAGATCAAATGGGGACGTGA